The region TTCTACCAAGCTGTAATCGATGATATGAAAGCACACGGAAAATTGGATCCTACAACAATGGGTTCTGTTCCGAATGTTGGTTTAATGGCTCAAAAAGCTGAAGAATACGGTTCTCATGACAAAACGTTCCAGGCTTCTGCTGAAGGAAAAATTGAAGTTCAGGACGAAAACGGAAACGTTCTTCTTTCTCGGAAAGTAGAAAAAGGAGATATCTTCAGAATGTGTCAGACTAAAGACGCTCCAATCCAGGACTGGGTAAAATTAGCGGTAAACAGAGCAAGATTATCTGATACACCTGCAATCTTCTGGTTAGACAAAGGAAGAGCTCACGATAGAGAAATGATCAAAAAAGTAGAAAAATATTTAGCTGATCACGATACAAACGGTCTTGACATCAAAATTCTTGATGTAAAAGATGCCATGACTGAAACATTAAGAAGAGCAAGAGAAGGAAAAGATACGATTTCTGTTTCCGGAAACGTATTGAGAGATTATTTAACTGACCTTTTCCCGATTCTTGAACTTGGAACTTCTGCAAAAATGCTTTCTATCGTACCATTAATGAATGGTGGTGGTTTATTTGAAACAGGAGCCGGAGGTTCTGCCCCAAAACACGTTGAGCAGTTCATCGAAGAAGGATATTTAAGATGGGATTCTCTAGGTGAATTCTTAGCACTTCAGGCTTCTTTAGAGCATTTGGCACAAACGCAGGGCAACACAAAATCTCAGGTTTTAGCCGATGCATTGGATGAAGCAAATGCTAAATTCTTAGCTACAGATAAATCTCCTGCAAGAAAAGTAGGACAAATCGATAACAGAGGTTCTCACTTCTATTTGGCAATGTATTGGGCTGAAGCATTGGCTAACCAAACTGCTGATACTGAATTAGCTGCTCAATTTGCTCCTGTTGCAGAAGCAATGAAGGAAAATGAAGAAGTGATCAACGCTGAATTAATTGGCGCTCAAGGGAAACCTCAAAATATTGACGGTTACTACAAAACTGACACGTATAAAACGTATGCAGCCATGAGACCAAGTACAGTTTTAAATGAAATCATCGACGGAATTTAATTTTCGGTTTTGATATAAAAATGAAAAGCTCCTTTTTTTAAGGAGCTTTTTTTATTCATTTAAACTTAAGGCTTTGGAATGAATAAATATATGAAGCGAGAACAGATTAGATTCTTCCTTCGTCAGAATGACAGCAATAGCCTGATATCTTGTATTTGAAATCGGAAATAACAGTGAAAGAAATTTAAAGTAAAAATAAATATCATCCGTCTATGATAAAAGCAAATATCAACTTTTCAAATTACTTATGTAAAAAATAAATCCTCTCAGTACTGGGAGGATTTATTGTTCAATATGATGAGTAAAATAATATTCCGATCTTCGCTAAGCGTGTGCTTTTCTTATTTTAATCATACTTAAGATAATCAGCCCCAAAATTCCTAAAACAAAATAGCCTTCTGCAACCTGCAACTGAATCTGAGGTTTGATTAATGCTGCAATTCCATAGCTGAGAGCCGAGGTGATGATAAAAGCAATTCCGCCTGTTAAACCACCTGCGATACCTGCAGAATTAGGGAATCTTCCGATACAATATGAAAAATAATTGTTAAAAATAAACCCAGCCGTCACGTGAATCACAAAAGCAAAGGCAACCAGACTGTAAATATTACTTGAAAAATACGAAGCCGCAAACATCAGAACAATTAAAGCTAACTGGATAAAGTTCGCATACCGAATTTTAGGTAAAAATGCTTTGTTAATTAATGCTTTTCCTAAAAAACCACCCGTCATCCAGGCAAAACCAAGGATAAGAGAAACATACCCGGCTACAACTTCAGAATATCCCATTTTATGCTCAATGATAAAAGATCCGCATAAATTGAAGAACATTATCATTGAATAGCTCAATCCGCACATCAGCATTCCGTAGAAGAAATCTTTAGCTTTAAACATTGATTCGTATTCTTTTAAGAGGAATTCCACATGAAAAGGATTTCTCTTTTTAAGTGTTTCCCCGGAAAATATGAATTCTAAAATTAAAAGCAGTAAACTGTATCCGGCCAGAACATAGAAATTGGACTGCCATCCGAAGTTTTTCTGTAAATATCCTCCGATAAACGGCGCAATGATCGGTCCAACAGACCAGACAATGGTCATAATACTTAAATAATGTTTTCGCTCATCTCCTTCATAAACATCCACAAAAAATGCTCTTTTGGAAACTACGGCAAAACCTGATAAAATACCTTGCAATACACGCATTGAATAGATGACAAAAATATTCTGCGTAGTCGCTGTCACTAAAAATGAAACGATAAATAAAGCCAGAGAAGCCATTGAAACCTTATACCTTCCGAAAGAATCAACAATACTCCCTGCAAAAAACTGAGTCAGCCCGTAGCTGATTAAAAATAGGGATAAAGTAAGCTGAATATTGCTTTCCGTCTGATGCAGTTCTGTTGCCATACTCGGCATTGAAGGCAAATAAATATCGGTAGCAAGACCCGACATCGGAATGACTGCAAATGCTAAAATTGTAGCAATAAATTTATTTTTTTCTTTGAGTGTTACCATTCTGTCATTACATCTTTTCATTAAAAATTCAGATTCCAGCATTATCTCCGGAATTTAAATTTTACATAATCGTTTTATTTTAATTGTTTACCAATTTCATAGAGCCTTCATTGTATCTTTCTCCGGTATTGGGATACTTTTTCAAAATAGCATCAATAGTTTCCAAATCTGACTGTGAAAGCTCGATATTGATAGCTGCTATATTTTCCTCTAAATATTTAATACGTTTGGTTCCTGGAATCGGAATAATATCTTCACCCTGACTTAATACCCAAGCAAGTGCCAACTGAGTTCCTTTTACCCCTTTTGAGGCCGCAAAATCATTGATCTCCTTAGCTAAATTTCTGTTATTTTCAAGATACTCCGTCTGATAACGAGGCAATGATTTTCTGAAATCTTCATCTCCAAAATTCTGAACCTCATTGATATTAGAGAAAAGCCCTCTCGCCAAAGGAGAATATGGCACTAAAGCAATTCCCAATTCTCTGATTGTAGGCAGGATTTCTTTTTCAACATCTTTTGTCAAAATAGAATATTCTGATTGTAAAGCAGTAATAGGATGAATTTTATTTGCTTTTCTGATAGATTCCGCAGAAGCTTCCGATAATCCTAAATACTTTACTTTACCTGCTTTCACAAGATCTGCCATTGCTCCCACTGTTTCTTCAACAGGAATGTTAGGATCTACTCTGTGAGCATAATAAAGGTCAATTTCATCAATTTTCAATCTTTGAAGACTTAGATCAACTGCCTGTTTGATCCACTCCGGCGAACCGTCAAAATAGGTTCCGGGAGCTCCGCTGTGACTGGCTTTTCCGTCTTTAAATCTGAATCCGAATTTGGTAGCGATAAAAATTTTGTCACGATTCGGAACCAATACTTTGGAAATAAGTTTTTCATTTTCCCCGTTCGCATACATATCTGCCGTATCCCAGAAGTTGACTCCTAAGTCTAAAGCCTTATGTAGCGTGTTAATACTTTCCTGCTCATCCGTCGGTCCATACGCAAAGCTCATTCCCATGCACCCCAAACCGATCGCCGATAACTGTTCTTCTGTGTTTCCTAATTTTCTAAATTTCATGATAGATTGTGATTTTAAATTTACAGGACAAAATTATAACTGAATTGTAAAGATTCTGATATAGAATTCAAACGAAGAATTATAAAATTCAAACAACAGAAGTTCTGACCGCATTGGGCGTCATTCCGGTTTGTTTTTTAAAATAATTGGTAAAATACGCTGGCTCTTCGAAACCTAATCCATAGGCAATTTCAGAAACGTTCCAGTCCGTATGTTTCAATAGCGCATTCGCTTCCTGGATAATTCTGGAAGCAATCTGCTGGCTTGTAGTTCTTCCCGTAATTTCCTTTACGGAGCGGTTGAGCGAATTAACATGAATGGAAAGGCTTTCCGCATAATCCACCGGACTTTTCAACCTTAAAAATCTTTCCGGACTGTCGATCGGGAACTGTCTTTCCAATAATTCCATGAATAAAGAAGCTACGCGTTGGGAAGCATTCTGATAAGGTTCAAAATTTTCCGCAGGATGCATCTTCATGGTTTCATGGATCAACAGATGAAGATAAGCACGCAACATATCGTATTTATGTAAATAATCCGACTGTATTTCCGTCATCATTTTAACAAAAATATCTGAAACGGTTTTCTGCTGTTCTTCATCAATAAAGAAAATCGGAGTTCCGCCAATTCTGAAAAGCGGTGATTCCTGAAGAGTCCCCAAACGGTTTCCGTAATGTAAAAACTGGTCTGTAAAAAGACAGAAAAAACCTTTTTGGTCATCGTCATCCGCTTCCCATGAATAGGGAACCACAGGATTTGAAAATAATAAAGCCGGACGGTCTACATGAATCCATTTATCTGCATAATGGAGCTTTCCTTTTCCTATAATTAAAGAAATTTTGTAATAATCTCTTCTGCTGTAAGGCGTAATTGACGAACAGTTTTCACGCGAAAAAACATTGAAATGCCCCACTCCCGGAGTTTTGACACATTGCAAGCCATAGTTATGGGCATTCCGCTCATAAAAACCTTTTATTGTTTCTCTGGATTCCATAGTTCAAAATTATAAAATTCAAACATAAGTTGTGTAAAAAATAATGATGATCGATAAAATAAAAAATGACTAACCTTACGATTAGCCATTTCAAAATTGAATGTATAGTTGATAATTGGTTTAATAATGATATCCGTGGTTCTCTTTTTCTTTATATTCTTTTTTATTTCCGTGTTTGTATTTTTTATCATAATGCTTATTACGGTTATACACTGCCACCGGATTTTGCCCTTTATAATATTTATTTTTGAATTTTAAATATTTCTCATGCCCCATAATTCTTTCCAACTCCACATATCTATCATCTCTCCATCCGTCGGGATTGTGGACATACACTCTATTCCACGAATTATAATTATCGTATCTATCGTTCAGAACATAAATCTGATTGGCCTGTGTCTGTGACAACACCAAATCAGCAATTACGGATGCCCAGTTGATATCTGTTATACTTCTTCTGTAATCGTTATAATAATCCGACTGTGCATATGTTAATCCAAATGTTCCGACAAGCATTGCTGTTATTATTAACTTTTTCATTTATCATCCTTTTTAAATTAAACTATCTATTAATTTTCAATTAGGATGCCAAATCAGCTTTAAATTATGTATAAAAGCTCTTCAAAATTCATAAATAACTG is a window of Candidatus Chryseobacterium colombiense DNA encoding:
- a CDS encoding MFS transporter, which encodes MLESEFLMKRCNDRMVTLKEKNKFIATILAFAVIPMSGLATDIYLPSMPSMATELHQTESNIQLTLSLFLISYGLTQFFAGSIVDSFGRYKVSMASLALFIVSFLVTATTQNIFVIYSMRVLQGILSGFAVVSKRAFFVDVYEGDERKHYLSIMTIVWSVGPIIAPFIGGYLQKNFGWQSNFYVLAGYSLLLLILEFIFSGETLKKRNPFHVEFLLKEYESMFKAKDFFYGMLMCGLSYSMIMFFNLCGSFIIEHKMGYSEVVAGYVSLILGFAWMTGGFLGKALINKAFLPKIRYANFIQLALIVLMFAASYFSSNIYSLVAFAFVIHVTAGFIFNNYFSYCIGRFPNSAGIAGGLTGGIAFIITSALSYGIAALIKPQIQLQVAEGYFVLGILGLIILSMIKIRKAHA
- a CDS encoding aldo/keto reductase, producing MKFRKLGNTEEQLSAIGLGCMGMSFAYGPTDEQESINTLHKALDLGVNFWDTADMYANGENEKLISKVLVPNRDKIFIATKFGFRFKDGKASHSGAPGTYFDGSPEWIKQAVDLSLQRLKIDEIDLYYAHRVDPNIPVEETVGAMADLVKAGKVKYLGLSEASAESIRKANKIHPITALQSEYSILTKDVEKEILPTIRELGIALVPYSPLARGLFSNINEVQNFGDEDFRKSLPRYQTEYLENNRNLAKEINDFAASKGVKGTQLALAWVLSQGEDIIPIPGTKRIKYLEENIAAINIELSQSDLETIDAILKKYPNTGERYNEGSMKLVNN
- a CDS encoding helix-turn-helix transcriptional regulator, with the protein product MESRETIKGFYERNAHNYGLQCVKTPGVGHFNVFSRENCSSITPYSRRDYYKISLIIGKGKLHYADKWIHVDRPALLFSNPVVPYSWEADDDDQKGFFCLFTDQFLHYGNRLGTLQESPLFRIGGTPIFFIDEEQQKTVSDIFVKMMTEIQSDYLHKYDMLRAYLHLLIHETMKMHPAENFEPYQNASQRVASLFMELLERQFPIDSPERFLRLKSPVDYAESLSIHVNSLNRSVKEITGRTTSQQIASRIIQEANALLKHTDWNVSEIAYGLGFEEPAYFTNYFKKQTGMTPNAVRTSVV